In the genome of Streptacidiphilus rugosus AM-16, one region contains:
- a CDS encoding Lrp/AsnC family transcriptional regulator, whose protein sequence is MDLDSRTGGGPGYDTLDRGLVQALQLDGRAPFSRIAEVLGVSDQTVARRYARLRASGAARVLGLSDPEALGEVRWFVRVQCVPGAAVAVAEALARREDTTWVTLGSGGTEINCSVRVDPERQDDDSLLLQRLPRTAGVVGVTAHCVLHTFFGGANSIVLKSGPLSAEQTARLRPADAEAPMAPDERRAPVRLDEGDRRLLAALAVDGRAGFAELATATGWSASTVRRRMDELLRCGVLYFDLDLDWRMFGVRTNTNLWLNVAPAELVATGEALAAHPEVGYVAATTGPNNLRASLLSGDTHAVYTYLTTRIAALPAVQRVESAPIMRVVKGPGPVPPPPSRRTRRGGS, encoded by the coding sequence GTGGATCTCGACAGCCGGACGGGCGGTGGCCCCGGCTACGACACGCTCGACCGCGGGCTGGTGCAGGCGCTGCAGCTCGACGGCCGTGCGCCGTTCAGCCGGATCGCCGAGGTGCTCGGGGTCTCCGACCAGACCGTCGCCCGCCGCTACGCCAGGCTGCGGGCGAGCGGCGCCGCCCGGGTGCTCGGACTGAGCGATCCCGAGGCGCTCGGCGAGGTGCGCTGGTTCGTCCGCGTGCAGTGCGTTCCGGGCGCCGCAGTGGCAGTGGCCGAGGCGCTCGCGCGCCGCGAGGACACCACCTGGGTCACACTCGGATCGGGCGGGACGGAGATCAACTGCTCGGTCCGCGTCGACCCCGAACGGCAGGACGACGACAGCCTGTTGCTGCAGCGGCTGCCGCGGACGGCCGGCGTCGTCGGGGTGACCGCGCACTGCGTCCTGCACACCTTCTTCGGCGGCGCGAACAGCATCGTGCTCAAGTCGGGACCGCTCAGCGCCGAGCAGACGGCCCGGCTGCGTCCCGCGGACGCCGAAGCGCCGATGGCCCCGGACGAACGCCGGGCCCCGGTCCGGCTGGACGAAGGGGACCGGCGGCTGCTGGCCGCACTGGCGGTGGACGGCCGGGCCGGTTTCGCCGAACTGGCCACCGCCACCGGCTGGTCGGCCAGCACGGTACGCCGCAGGATGGACGAGCTGCTGCGCTGCGGGGTGCTCTACTTCGACCTCGACCTGGACTGGCGGATGTTCGGCGTCCGCACCAACACCAACCTCTGGCTCAACGTCGCCCCGGCCGAACTGGTCGCCACCGGCGAGGCGCTGGCCGCGCATCCGGAGGTCGGCTACGTCGCCGCGACGACCGGTCCGAACAACCTGCGGGCCAGTCTGCTCAGCGGCGACACCCACGCGGTCTACACCTACCTCACCACCAGGATCGCGGCCCTGCCCGCTGTCCAGCGCGTGGAGTCGGCCCCGATCATGCGGGTGGTCAAGGGCCCGGGACCGGTCCCTCCACCGCCGTCGCGCCGGACGCGGCGAGGCGGAAGCTGA
- the pyrE gene encoding orotate phosphoribosyltransferase, whose translation MSTPRDALLEEIKNKAVVHGKVTLSSGLESDYYIDLRRITLDGVAAPLVGQVMLDLAKDLDFDAVGGLTLGADPVATSMLHAAAARGSRMDAFVVRKAQKAHGMQRRIEGTEVKGRRVLVVEDTSTTGGSPLTAVEAVREAGGEVVAVAVIVERGAAPAIAEAGLPYLAAYQLADLGL comes from the coding sequence ATGAGCACACCACGTGACGCGCTTCTCGAAGAGATCAAGAACAAGGCCGTCGTCCACGGCAAAGTGACCCTGTCCTCCGGGCTGGAGTCGGACTACTACATCGACCTGCGCCGGATCACGCTGGACGGCGTCGCCGCGCCGCTCGTCGGCCAGGTCATGCTGGACCTGGCGAAGGACCTCGACTTCGACGCGGTCGGCGGGCTCACGCTCGGCGCGGACCCGGTCGCCACCTCGATGCTGCACGCCGCCGCCGCGCGCGGCTCCCGGATGGACGCCTTCGTGGTCCGCAAGGCGCAGAAGGCCCACGGCATGCAGCGCCGGATCGAGGGCACCGAGGTCAAGGGCCGCCGCGTGCTGGTGGTCGAGGACACCTCCACCACCGGCGGTTCGCCGCTCACCGCCGTCGAGGCCGTGCGCGAGGCCGGTGGCGAGGTCGTGGCCGTCGCCGTGATCGTCGAGCGTGGCGCCGCCCCGGCGATCGCCGAGGCCGGCCTGCCCTACCTGGCCGCCTACCAGCTGGCCGACCTCGGGCTGTAG
- the moaA gene encoding GTP 3',8-cyclase MoaA: protein MLLDSFGRRAVDLRVSLTDRCNLRCGYCMPAEGLPWLPKAELLTDAELVRLMDLAVTALGVREIRFTGGEPLLRPGLAGLVAACAALTPRPELSLTTNGLGLARLAAPLREAGLDRVNVSLDTLDPVVFHRLTRRDRHADVLAGLAAAETAGLRPVKLNAVLMRGVNEGEAAGLLEWCLERGYELRFIEQMPLDAQRGWDREAMVSAEEIHAMLAQRFTLTPEPRGARGSAPAERWLVDGGPARVGIIASVTRPFCRACDRTRLTADGQVRDCLFASEETDLRGALRAGADDAELAALWRTAMWGKKAAAGIGEPSFAQPSRPMSSIGG from the coding sequence GTGCTTCTGGACAGCTTCGGCAGACGTGCGGTCGACCTGCGGGTCTCGCTGACCGACCGCTGCAACCTGCGCTGCGGCTACTGCATGCCGGCCGAGGGCCTGCCCTGGCTCCCCAAGGCCGAGCTGCTGACCGACGCCGAGCTGGTCCGGCTGATGGACCTGGCCGTGACCGCGCTCGGCGTCCGCGAGATCCGCTTCACCGGCGGCGAACCACTGCTGCGGCCCGGCCTGGCCGGGCTCGTCGCGGCGTGCGCGGCGCTCACGCCGCGACCGGAGCTGTCCCTGACCACCAACGGCCTCGGCCTCGCCCGCCTGGCGGCGCCGCTGCGCGAGGCCGGTCTCGACCGGGTCAACGTCTCGCTGGACACCCTGGACCCCGTCGTGTTCCACCGTCTGACGCGACGCGACCGGCACGCCGACGTGCTGGCCGGCCTCGCGGCGGCGGAGACGGCGGGGCTCCGCCCGGTGAAGCTGAACGCGGTGCTGATGCGCGGCGTCAACGAGGGCGAGGCGGCGGGCCTGCTGGAGTGGTGCCTGGAGCGGGGCTACGAGCTGCGCTTCATCGAGCAGATGCCGTTGGACGCGCAGCGCGGCTGGGACCGCGAGGCGATGGTCTCCGCCGAGGAGATCCACGCGATGCTCGCGCAGCGCTTCACGCTGACCCCGGAACCGCGAGGGGCACGGGGATCGGCCCCGGCGGAACGCTGGCTCGTGGACGGGGGCCCGGCGCGGGTGGGCATCATCGCCAGCGTCACCCGCCCGTTCTGCCGCGCCTGCGACCGCACCCGCCTCACCGCCGACGGCCAGGTCCGCGACTGCCTCTTCGCCTCCGAGGAGACCGACCTGCGCGGCGCGCTGCGCGCGGGCGCGGACGACGCGGAGCTCGCCGCGCTGTGGCGCACCGCCATGTGGGGCAAGAAGGCAGCGGCCGGGATCGGTGAGCCGTCCTTCGCCCAACCGTCCCGGCCGATGTCCTCGATCGGCGGCTGA
- a CDS encoding DUF1707 and FHA domain-containing protein → MSVSPRPRAESATMIARPAERLSDADRERAIEQLREHSVQGRLSHETFLRRMELVLTAQGRDELDALTADLPSEGRFTRALTRTVASVATLKVRLGNAWRTPQLPALPLPRDAFGPVKIGRLPGCDLKLGHDSVSRVHAELRREGGTWLLRDLGSTNGTQVNGWRVVGAVPVRAGDRVTFGTISFRLAASGATAVEGPVPGP, encoded by the coding sequence ATGAGCGTCTCCCCCCGGCCGCGGGCCGAGTCGGCCACCATGATCGCCCGCCCTGCCGAGCGGCTCTCCGACGCCGACCGCGAGCGCGCCATCGAGCAGTTGCGTGAGCACTCCGTCCAGGGACGGCTCTCCCACGAGACCTTCCTGCGCCGGATGGAACTGGTCCTCACCGCCCAGGGCCGTGACGAGCTGGACGCGCTCACCGCCGACCTGCCCTCCGAGGGCCGGTTCACCCGCGCCCTGACCCGGACCGTCGCCTCGGTCGCCACGCTCAAGGTCCGGCTGGGGAACGCCTGGCGGACCCCTCAGCTCCCCGCGCTGCCGCTGCCGCGCGACGCGTTCGGCCCGGTGAAGATCGGCCGGCTGCCGGGCTGCGACCTCAAGCTGGGCCACGACTCGGTCTCCCGCGTCCACGCCGAGCTGCGCCGCGAGGGCGGCACCTGGCTGCTGCGCGACCTCGGCTCCACCAACGGCACACAGGTCAACGGCTGGCGCGTGGTCGGCGCCGTCCCGGTCCGCGCGGGCGACCGGGTCACCTTCGGGACGATCAGCTTCCGCCTCGCCGCGTCCGGCGCGACGGCGGTGGAGGGACCGGTCCCGGGCCCTTGA
- a CDS encoding aldose epimerase family protein, whose protein sequence is MHHPAPVLLTADDVAVTVLPDDGCRVGSLRLGETELLRTAEDPAAQPGDVFGYGSFPMVPWAGRVDRGRFNNGPMRHQLPIDLTPHAAHGTGVRSAWRTAAPLTRTEDGATAAFYYELAAPWPCPGRVTQLFELTPQQLRITLSVEATRDSFPAQAGWHPWFRKQLRPEGPVAAIDFEPAWQEERGADHLPTGHRIDPKPGPWDDCFGLPDGVEATLRWGDELAVTLTSDCAWAVVFDEQADAICVEPQSGPPNGLNTAPRVVTPIDPLEVGTVWTWHRG, encoded by the coding sequence GTGCACCACCCCGCCCCCGTCCTGCTGACCGCGGACGACGTGGCCGTCACCGTGCTGCCCGACGACGGCTGCCGGGTGGGCAGTCTGCGCCTGGGGGAGACCGAGCTGCTGCGCACCGCGGAGGACCCGGCCGCGCAGCCGGGCGACGTCTTCGGCTACGGCTCCTTCCCGATGGTCCCGTGGGCGGGCCGGGTCGACCGCGGCCGCTTCAACAACGGCCCGATGCGGCATCAGCTGCCGATCGACCTCACCCCGCACGCCGCCCACGGCACCGGCGTCCGCAGCGCCTGGCGCACCGCCGCCCCGCTGACCCGGACCGAGGACGGCGCGACCGCGGCCTTCTACTACGAGCTGGCCGCGCCCTGGCCCTGCCCGGGCCGGGTCACCCAGCTGTTCGAGCTGACGCCGCAGCAACTGCGGATCACCCTCTCGGTCGAGGCCACCCGTGACTCCTTCCCGGCCCAGGCCGGCTGGCATCCGTGGTTCCGCAAGCAGCTGCGGCCCGAAGGGCCGGTCGCCGCGATCGACTTCGAGCCCGCGTGGCAGGAGGAACGCGGCGCCGACCACCTCCCGACCGGCCACCGGATCGACCCGAAGCCGGGCCCCTGGGACGACTGCTTCGGCCTCCCCGACGGCGTCGAGGCGACGCTGCGCTGGGGCGACGAGCTCGCCGTCACGCTGACCAGCGACTGCGCCTGGGCGGTGGTCTTCGACGAGCAGGCCGACGCGATCTGCGTGGAACCCCAGTCGGGCCCGCCCAACGGCCTCAACACCGCCCCGCGCGTGGTGACCCCGATCGACCCGCTGGAGGTCGGCACGGTCTGGACCTGGCACCGGGGGTAG
- the fbaA gene encoding class II fructose-bisphosphate aldolase encodes MRMPIATPEVYNEMLDRAKAGKFAYPAINVTSSQTLHAALRGFAEAESDGIIQISTGGAEFLGGQYNKDMVTGAVALAEFAHIVAAKYDVTVALHTDHCPKDKLDGYVRPLLAISAERVARGENPLFQSHMWDGSAETLADNLAIGEELLAQARAAKIVLEVEITPTGGEEDGVSHEINDSLYTTVNDAVRTAEALGLGEKGRYLLAASFGNVHGVYKPGNVVLKPELLRELQDAIGKQYGKTDPFDFVFHGGSGSSVEEIETALENGVVKMNLDTDTQYAFTRPVVDHMFRNYDGVLKVDGEVGKKNTYDPRTWGKLAEAGMAARVTEAAKQLRSAGTKLK; translated from the coding sequence ATTCGAATGCCTATCGCAACGCCTGAGGTCTACAACGAGATGCTCGACCGGGCCAAGGCTGGCAAGTTCGCCTACCCGGCCATCAACGTCACCTCTTCGCAGACCCTGCACGCCGCGCTGCGTGGTTTCGCCGAGGCCGAGAGCGACGGCATCATCCAGATCTCGACCGGCGGCGCCGAGTTCCTCGGCGGCCAGTACAACAAGGACATGGTGACGGGCGCGGTCGCGCTCGCCGAGTTCGCGCACATCGTCGCCGCGAAGTACGACGTCACCGTCGCGCTGCACACCGACCACTGCCCCAAGGACAAGCTGGACGGCTACGTCCGCCCGCTGCTGGCGATCTCCGCGGAGCGCGTCGCCCGCGGCGAGAACCCGCTGTTCCAGTCCCACATGTGGGACGGCTCCGCGGAGACCCTGGCCGACAACCTCGCCATCGGCGAGGAGCTGCTGGCCCAGGCCCGCGCGGCGAAGATCGTCCTCGAGGTCGAGATCACCCCGACCGGCGGCGAGGAGGACGGCGTCTCCCACGAGATCAACGACTCCCTCTACACCACGGTCAACGACGCCGTCCGCACGGCCGAGGCCCTGGGCCTGGGCGAGAAGGGCCGCTACCTGCTGGCCGCGTCCTTCGGCAACGTGCACGGCGTCTACAAGCCGGGCAACGTCGTCCTCAAGCCGGAGCTGCTGCGTGAGCTGCAGGACGCGATCGGCAAGCAGTACGGCAAGACGGACCCGTTCGACTTCGTCTTCCACGGCGGCTCGGGCTCCTCGGTCGAGGAGATCGAGACGGCGCTGGAGAACGGCGTCGTGAAGATGAACCTCGACACGGACACGCAGTACGCGTTCACCCGCCCGGTCGTGGACCACATGTTCCGCAACTACGACGGCGTCCTGAAGGTCGACGGCGAGGTCGGCAAGAAGAACACCTACGACCCCCGCACCTGGGGCAAGCTCGCCGAGGCCGGCATGGCCGCCCGCGTCACCGAGGCCGCCAAGCAGCTCCGCTCGGCGGGCACCAAGCTGAAGTAG
- a CDS encoding polyamine aminopropyltransferase, producing MINPSPRAARLLVLLAAFVCAACGLVYELELVALGSYLLGDSITQASVVLSVMVCAMGLGSLLAKRFTRRPAASFALVESVLALVGGLSVLALYGCFVWIGHYQAALVAVASLIGLLIGAEIPLLMTLMQRIRRQEAGRAVADLFAADYVGALIGGLAFPFLLLPHLGQLTGALLTGVVNAAAGGLIALWLFREEPAPRARLLLWLLSGAVVTILLLAWAGSGAFERAAQRRLYGGPVRVSAESRYEQIVLTGGTGSSGAPTRLYLGARLALCGRDQAAYHAALTGPALADGGRARVLVLGGGDGLAVRRALDTAGVERVTLVEQDPVLLHLARTDPVLAGLNGHALDDPRVDIATADAFGWLRTAPRQQHPYDVIVADLPPLLDADDKLYTAEFYGLVRRMLAPGGRFVVRAGDRLWSVADTVRAVGLTPVGYAAPGRGGCQEPGAKEAGSWRFVLAAEHRPDLGVLDRLSADGVRVLSQPVGSAGRVTTLLEPR from the coding sequence GTGATCAACCCGTCCCCCCGGGCCGCGCGCCTGCTGGTGCTGCTCGCGGCCTTCGTCTGTGCCGCCTGCGGGTTGGTCTACGAGCTGGAACTGGTCGCCCTCGGCAGCTATCTGCTCGGCGACTCGATCACCCAGGCCTCCGTCGTGCTCTCCGTGATGGTCTGCGCCATGGGTCTCGGATCGCTCCTGGCCAAACGGTTCACGAGACGCCCCGCCGCGTCCTTCGCGCTCGTGGAGAGCGTGCTGGCCCTGGTCGGCGGCCTCTCCGTGCTCGCGCTCTACGGCTGCTTCGTCTGGATCGGCCACTACCAGGCCGCCCTGGTCGCCGTCGCCTCGCTCATCGGGCTGCTGATCGGCGCGGAGATCCCGTTGCTGATGACGCTGATGCAACGGATCCGGCGGCAGGAGGCGGGCCGCGCCGTCGCGGACCTCTTCGCCGCCGACTACGTCGGCGCGCTGATCGGCGGGCTCGCGTTCCCCTTCCTGCTGCTCCCCCACCTCGGTCAGCTCACCGGCGCGCTGCTGACCGGCGTCGTCAACGCCGCCGCCGGCGGGCTGATCGCGCTCTGGCTGTTCCGCGAGGAGCCCGCGCCGCGCGCCCGGCTGCTGCTCTGGCTGCTCAGCGGGGCCGTGGTGACCATACTGCTGCTGGCCTGGGCCGGCAGCGGCGCGTTCGAGCGGGCCGCGCAGCGCCGCCTCTACGGCGGACCGGTACGGGTCAGCGCCGAGAGCCGCTACGAGCAGATCGTGCTGACCGGCGGGACGGGCTCCTCCGGTGCGCCCACCCGGCTCTACCTCGGCGCGCGGCTCGCCCTCTGCGGACGGGACCAGGCGGCCTACCACGCGGCGCTCACCGGCCCCGCCCTGGCCGACGGCGGGCGCGCCAGGGTGCTGGTGCTGGGCGGCGGCGACGGCCTCGCGGTCCGCCGGGCGCTGGACACCGCCGGCGTCGAACGGGTCACCCTGGTCGAACAGGACCCGGTGCTGCTGCACCTGGCCAGGACCGATCCGGTGCTGGCCGGGCTCAACGGGCACGCCCTGGACGACCCCAGGGTCGACATCGCCACCGCGGACGCCTTCGGCTGGCTGCGCACCGCGCCCCGGCAGCAACACCCCTACGACGTGATCGTCGCCGACCTGCCGCCGCTCCTGGACGCGGACGACAAGCTCTACACCGCGGAGTTCTACGGCCTGGTGCGCCGGATGCTCGCGCCGGGCGGTCGGTTCGTCGTGCGGGCGGGGGACCGGCTCTGGTCGGTCGCCGACACGGTTCGCGCGGTGGGCCTGACGCCGGTCGGCTACGCCGCGCCCGGGCGGGGCGGCTGCCAGGAGCCCGGCGCGAAGGAGGCGGGAAGCTGGCGCTTCGTGCTCGCGGCCGAGCACCGCCCGGACCTCGGCGTGCTCGACCGCCTGTCCGCCGACGGCGTCCGGGTGCTCTCCCAGCCGGTCGGCAGCGCCGGCCGGGTCACCACGCTGCTCGAACCGCGCTGA
- a CDS encoding TolB-like translocation protein yields MSVRRRSFIAVAVAVAATAAALAPTLAVAAPARSAGPPVGPRTGLTISNGSPWVLENGSWVDFHTDVRDLAWNPTGTKAVFVDGRGDLDVAGPDGRGRVVVAKNPGGQTWSHPTWVVPPAHYGDPAAKAQLIFVAAKHGVTRLESVPATGRLSTPTAVPLSGNFGGPDVPQTGNVWPNAARGGGEIVYDNPHTGEVYIHDDYLRQQGDAMFRGSEPALLSTPGEFEVVFVRSVAGRDHLFENSWTAATGKEVLRDLTPHTTVDCTEPAFSPDGRTIAFRTPNGVYTMGDRGSSGPVRFSTFKGLPAYRA; encoded by the coding sequence ATGTCCGTTCGTCGTCGCAGCTTCATCGCCGTCGCCGTCGCCGTGGCGGCGACCGCCGCGGCCCTCGCGCCCACCCTGGCCGTCGCCGCCCCGGCGCGCTCCGCCGGCCCGCCGGTCGGGCCCCGCACCGGTCTGACCATCAGCAACGGCAGCCCCTGGGTGCTGGAGAACGGCTCCTGGGTGGACTTCCACACCGACGTGCGCGACCTGGCCTGGAACCCGACCGGCACGAAGGCCGTGTTCGTCGACGGTCGGGGCGACCTCGACGTCGCCGGCCCGGACGGCCGCGGCCGGGTCGTGGTGGCGAAGAACCCCGGCGGGCAGACCTGGTCCCACCCGACCTGGGTGGTCCCGCCGGCCCACTACGGCGACCCGGCGGCGAAGGCACAGCTGATCTTCGTGGCCGCGAAGCACGGAGTGACCCGCCTGGAGAGTGTTCCGGCCACCGGGCGCCTGAGCACGCCCACCGCGGTGCCGCTGTCCGGCAACTTCGGCGGGCCCGACGTCCCGCAGACCGGCAACGTCTGGCCGAACGCGGCCCGGGGCGGCGGCGAGATCGTCTACGACAACCCGCACACCGGCGAGGTCTACATCCACGACGACTACCTCCGGCAGCAGGGCGACGCGATGTTCAGGGGCTCCGAGCCCGCGCTGCTGAGCACGCCCGGCGAGTTCGAGGTCGTGTTCGTCCGCTCGGTCGCGGGCCGCGACCACCTCTTCGAGAACAGCTGGACCGCCGCGACGGGCAAGGAGGTGCTGCGGGACCTCACCCCGCACACCACCGTCGACTGCACCGAGCCGGCCTTCTCGCCGGACGGCAGGACCATCGCCTTCCGTACCCCGAACGGCGTCTACACCATGGGCGACCGCGGCAGCAGCGGCCCGGTCCGCTTCTCGACCTTCAAGGGGCTGCCCGCCTACCGCGCCTGA
- a CDS encoding DUF2617 family protein: MLTTLHTHYTDTRAGDLAWCLGSGLLPALAVLDLQLGPSAIQLRLLGASHQVVLDQGDQECVETVACLPGRRTPLPARAAERVSGWEYEFAARIERLTPHEFDGRAGELLALVENHPHGLAGVFPGDPNAFTALLAGGDEGGILWRTWHAYPQEGRLVCTRSTLRRRS; the protein is encoded by the coding sequence ATGCTCACCACACTCCACACCCACTACACCGACACCCGTGCCGGCGACCTGGCCTGGTGCCTGGGCAGCGGCCTGCTGCCGGCGCTCGCCGTGCTCGATCTGCAACTCGGCCCGAGCGCCATCCAGCTGCGGCTTCTCGGCGCCTCGCACCAGGTTGTCCTGGACCAGGGGGACCAGGAGTGCGTCGAGACGGTGGCCTGTCTGCCCGGCCGCCGCACCCCGCTCCCGGCCCGCGCGGCAGAACGTGTCAGCGGCTGGGAGTACGAATTCGCTGCGCGCATCGAAAGGCTGACCCCGCACGAGTTCGACGGCAGGGCGGGGGAGTTGCTGGCGCTGGTGGAGAACCATCCGCACGGTCTGGCCGGAGTCTTCCCCGGAGATCCGAATGCCTTCACCGCATTGCTGGCGGGCGGCGACGAGGGCGGCATCCTCTGGCGGACCTGGCACGCCTATCCACAGGAGGGCAGATTGGTCTGTACACGGTCAACACTTCGTCGACGAAGCTGA
- a CDS encoding DedA family protein, with the protein MTQFLALNPLDAKALIGQVGMVGLLAIVFAETGLLIGFFLPGDSLLILGGVAASGAGKALLGTQMPIGVLLVATPLCAIAGAQLGHLLGAKVGGRLFDKPNSRLFKRSHVDKAEEYFNRFGPAKAVVMARFIPVVRTFLNPVAGTLEMPARTFLLWNVVGGLAWTEIMLLIGYKFGDSMAPVIDKYLIPAVLLIVLLSVIPILIEVLKGRRNGGEAAPATAGGSGSGSGSGSGSGSGGGRHRKR; encoded by the coding sequence GTGACCCAGTTTCTCGCGCTCAACCCGCTGGACGCCAAGGCGCTGATCGGACAGGTCGGCATGGTCGGGCTGCTCGCGATCGTCTTCGCCGAGACCGGCCTGCTGATCGGCTTCTTCCTGCCCGGCGACTCGCTGCTGATCCTCGGCGGCGTGGCCGCGTCCGGGGCGGGGAAGGCGCTGCTCGGGACGCAGATGCCGATCGGCGTCCTGCTGGTCGCGACGCCGCTCTGCGCGATCGCCGGGGCGCAGCTCGGGCATCTGCTCGGCGCGAAGGTCGGCGGCCGGCTGTTCGACAAGCCGAACTCGCGGCTGTTCAAGCGGAGCCACGTGGACAAGGCGGAGGAGTACTTCAACCGCTTCGGACCGGCCAAGGCCGTGGTGATGGCCCGCTTCATCCCGGTGGTGCGGACCTTCCTCAACCCGGTGGCCGGAACGCTGGAGATGCCGGCCAGGACCTTCCTGCTGTGGAACGTCGTGGGCGGCCTGGCGTGGACCGAGATCATGCTGCTGATCGGCTACAAGTTCGGCGACTCGATGGCGCCGGTGATCGACAAGTACCTGATCCCGGCCGTGCTGCTGATCGTGCTGCTCTCGGTGATCCCGATCCTGATCGAGGTGCTGAAGGGCCGCCGCAACGGCGGCGAGGCCGCTCCGGCGACGGCGGGCGGCAGCGGCAGCGGCAGCGGCAGCGGCAGCGGCAGCGGCAGCGGCGGGGGACGTCACCGCAAGCGGTGA
- the ribA gene encoding GTP cyclohydrolase II, translating to MSTEQQPAVIDGFVGPWEFLDNSFPVPVHLDGRRYPSVAHALAASRATERADWEETKVAVVRRLVEEKFRDPELRARLLATGGAELVADEADTFWGGCSGKGQNSMGLILMAVRAEARRQSEPGSAPQPQAEALGESGGGALDCAARALIPTVHGSFTAWGYRGVLQGEEQVALTLGPIRGQERLLVRVHSECLTGEAWGSLRCDCGPQLDAAMAAVAAEGAGVILYLRGHEGRGIGLLAKLRAYALQDAGFDTVDANSALGLPADARDYRMAAQILTDLGVRSIRLLSNNPDKVESLTRFGIDVVERVPLYVTPTAHSIAYLRTKRDRMGHDLPELGVAGRAS from the coding sequence ATGAGCACTGAGCAGCAGCCGGCCGTGATCGACGGATTCGTCGGTCCCTGGGAGTTCCTCGACAACTCCTTCCCGGTGCCGGTCCACCTCGACGGCCGCAGGTACCCCTCGGTCGCCCACGCCCTGGCGGCCTCCCGGGCCACCGAGAGGGCGGACTGGGAGGAGACCAAGGTGGCGGTCGTCCGCCGGCTGGTCGAGGAGAAGTTCCGGGACCCTGAGCTGCGCGCCCGGCTGCTGGCCACCGGCGGCGCCGAACTGGTCGCCGACGAGGCGGACACCTTCTGGGGCGGATGCAGCGGCAAGGGCCAGAACAGCATGGGCCTGATCCTGATGGCGGTCCGCGCCGAGGCCAGGCGGCAGTCGGAGCCGGGCTCCGCGCCGCAGCCCCAGGCCGAGGCCCTGGGCGAGTCGGGCGGCGGCGCGCTCGACTGCGCGGCCCGCGCGCTGATACCCACGGTGCACGGGTCGTTCACCGCCTGGGGCTACCGCGGCGTCCTCCAGGGCGAGGAACAGGTCGCCCTGACCCTGGGGCCGATCCGCGGCCAGGAGCGGCTGCTGGTCCGGGTCCACTCCGAGTGCCTCACCGGCGAGGCCTGGGGCTCCCTGCGCTGCGACTGCGGACCGCAGCTCGACGCCGCGATGGCGGCGGTGGCGGCGGAGGGCGCGGGCGTCATCCTCTACCTGCGCGGGCACGAGGGCCGCGGCATCGGCCTGCTGGCCAAGCTGCGCGCCTACGCGCTGCAGGACGCGGGCTTCGACACGGTGGACGCCAACTCGGCGCTCGGCCTGCCGGCGGACGCCAGGGACTACCGGATGGCGGCGCAGATCCTGACGGACCTCGGGGTCCGCTCGATCCGGCTGCTCTCCAACAACCCCGACAAGGTGGAGTCGCTGACCCGCTTCGGCATCGACGTGGTGGAGCGGGTACCGCTCTACGTCACGCCGACCGCGCACAGCATCGCCTACTTGCGCACCAAGCGGGACCGGATGGGCCACGACCTGCCCGAGCTGGGCGTCGCCGGCAGAGCGTCCTGA
- a CDS encoding SRPBCC domain-containing protein: MEHEVLVPLPPQALRRSLDRPELLAACLPGFTPDEVGALPLTGRLKLRVGSSSITYRGELRRLDGGDAGYAFALDGQQSVGTGSVAGTVRLRLTTAEGAATMVTFLTSLQGKGRVEELSPAALETAGRRMLDRFCADLAVAAEGFLDDVEEPAEPAELEDLPELSELGELTDLADLADLRDLRDLEALGALEDAASGDPARRSIVGRSAEEVDHAPPRGRYAPALPARSARSRASARWGGPERRMGEPPVAELDRPRAPWLLGGGVALLGGAVILVRVLRRSR; this comes from the coding sequence ATGGAGCATGAGGTTCTGGTACCACTGCCGCCGCAGGCCCTCCGGCGCTCGCTGGACCGGCCCGAGCTGCTCGCCGCCTGCCTGCCCGGCTTCACCCCGGACGAGGTCGGCGCACTGCCCCTCACCGGGCGGCTCAAGCTGCGGGTGGGCAGTTCCTCGATCACCTACCGGGGCGAGCTGCGCCGCCTGGACGGCGGCGACGCGGGATACGCGTTCGCGCTGGACGGCCAGCAGTCCGTCGGCACGGGCAGCGTGGCCGGCACGGTCCGGCTGCGTCTCACGACCGCGGAGGGAGCCGCGACGATGGTGACGTTCCTGACCTCCCTGCAGGGCAAGGGCCGCGTCGAGGAACTGTCGCCCGCCGCGCTGGAGACCGCGGGCCGCCGCATGCTGGACCGTTTCTGCGCGGACCTGGCGGTGGCGGCGGAGGGATTCCTCGACGACGTCGAGGAGCCGGCCGAACCGGCCGAGCTCGAGGACCTCCCTGAGTTGAGCGAGCTGGGCGAGCTGACGGACCTCGCCGACCTCGCGGACCTGCGCGACCTGCGGGATCTTGAGGCGCTCGGGGCGCTGGAGGACGCCGCGAGCGGCGACCCGGCGCGACGGAGCATCGTCGGCCGGTCGGCCGAGGAGGTCGACCACGCGCCGCCGCGTGGACGATACGCGCCCGCGCTGCCGGCCCGCAGCGCGCGCTCCCGGGCCTCCGCACGCTGGGGCGGCCCGGAGCGGCGGATGGGCGAGCCGCCCGTCGCCGAGCTCGACCGGCCGCGCGCACCCTGGCTGCTCGGCGGCGGCGTCGCGCTGCTCGGCGGCGCGGTCATCCTGGTCCGCGTCCTGCGCCGCTCCCGCTGA